A DNA window from Sphingomonas profundi contains the following coding sequences:
- a CDS encoding 12-oxophytodienoate reductase, which translates to MAMPLDAAGVSREEAMAGLFTPFRLRQLVLPNRIVMAPMGRCFATDGVLADGYADYFRKRVEGGVGLILGEASSVADEGSSNPTSPRFYGDAALEAWRAPIAAVHAAGGAFMPQIWHAGLARAPGTDPFPDLPSIGPSDWYIPNTDEQLRPRPGHVYGNPMSESQIADVIARFGEAAAHAQRLGADGVEIHGAHGYLIDQFFWPTMNRRTDDYNGSLRDRTRFGAEVVREIRRRTGADFPILFRFSQWKLQDYDARTVNSPEEVADLVEPLAEAGVDLFHVSVRRFWEAAFTGSDLTLSGWTRKLSGLPTMTVGSITLDQPFGVGTDDYAEHFTKADASQHLDFSRPASMDRVLDLFAKGEFDLIAIGRALLSNPDWARIVREGRFHDLKPYSRDVLGSLA; encoded by the coding sequence ATGGCGATGCCACTGGACGCGGCCGGCGTTTCACGCGAGGAGGCGATGGCCGGACTTTTCACGCCGTTCCGGTTGAGACAGCTCGTGCTGCCGAACCGCATCGTGATGGCGCCGATGGGGCGGTGCTTCGCCACCGACGGCGTGCTGGCGGACGGTTATGCCGACTATTTCCGCAAGCGGGTGGAAGGCGGCGTCGGCCTGATCCTGGGCGAGGCGAGCAGCGTGGCCGACGAGGGCAGCTCCAACCCCACCTCGCCCCGTTTCTACGGCGACGCCGCGCTGGAGGCGTGGCGCGCACCGATCGCGGCGGTACACGCCGCCGGCGGAGCCTTCATGCCGCAGATCTGGCATGCCGGCCTGGCCCGCGCACCCGGCACCGATCCGTTTCCGGACCTGCCTTCGATCGGACCTTCCGACTGGTATATCCCGAACACGGACGAGCAGCTGCGCCCGCGCCCCGGCCATGTCTATGGCAATCCGATGAGCGAGAGCCAGATCGCGGACGTGATCGCCCGTTTCGGCGAGGCGGCGGCACACGCCCAGCGGCTGGGTGCAGACGGCGTGGAGATCCACGGCGCGCACGGCTACCTGATCGATCAGTTCTTCTGGCCGACGATGAACCGCCGGACCGACGACTATAACGGATCGCTGCGGGACAGGACGCGGTTCGGCGCGGAGGTGGTGCGCGAGATACGGCGGCGCACGGGAGCGGATTTTCCGATCCTCTTCCGCTTCTCGCAGTGGAAGCTGCAGGACTATGATGCGCGCACGGTGAATTCACCGGAGGAGGTGGCGGATCTGGTGGAGCCGCTGGCCGAAGCTGGCGTCGACCTGTTCCACGTTTCGGTCAGGCGCTTCTGGGAGGCGGCCTTTACGGGCAGCGATCTCACCCTGTCAGGCTGGACGCGGAAGCTCTCCGGACTGCCGACGATGACGGTGGGATCGATCACGCTGGATCAGCCCTTCGGCGTCGGCACGGACGACTATGCCGAACATTTCACGAAGGCCGACGCCAGCCAGCATCTCGATTTCTCCCGGCCTGCCTCGATGGATCGGGTCCTCGACCTGTTCGCCAAAGGCGAATTCGATCTGATCGCGATCGGGCGGGCGCTGCTCAGCAATCCGGACTGGGCGCGGATCGTGCGGGAGGGGCGCTTCCATGATCTGAAGCCTTACAGTCGCGATGTGCTGGGATCCCTCGCATGA
- a CDS encoding NIPSNAP family protein: protein MAYYITTNVTLKFGRNASYNDMMAQLAPYMERHGWKLLLALQPYVGDLAQIFHVWEVAEFDDVRRGLEACAADPEAHAILAPMPDLLVTEAMQLTVKTPYSP from the coding sequence ATGGCTTACTACATCACGACGAACGTCACGCTGAAGTTCGGCAGGAACGCGTCCTACAACGACATGATGGCGCAGCTGGCGCCCTACATGGAGCGGCACGGCTGGAAATTGCTGCTCGCGCTGCAACCCTATGTCGGCGATCTGGCGCAGATATTCCATGTCTGGGAAGTGGCGGAGTTCGACGACGTCAGGCGGGGCCTGGAGGCCTGCGCCGCCGATCCCGAAGCCCATGCGATCCTTGCGCCGATGCCGGATCTGCTGGTGACGGAGGCGATGCAGCTGACGGTGAAGACACCCTATTCGCCGTGA
- a CDS encoding alpha/beta hydrolase, whose amino-acid sequence MAGAEDGTPAMRADVRALLDLLAAQDAPSFAAVGAAKARAGMAAMGALFDIPPEPIARDERLAIQRTDGGEIALRLFDHRPSRGPSPIMLFLHGGGFVIGDLETYAGACGVIARRLDLPVLSVDYRLAPEHPWPAGPDDCEAAARAVADLPGLGFAVTGLVLAGDSAGGCLAAVTAMALRDRPASVPVAAQWLLYPVTDLRAEAPSYAAFAEDHLLRREDMRWFLDCYGADRSHRRASPLAGPHHGMPPTLLVTAALDPLRDEGRAYAAALVSAGVPTLFVEAAGMVHGFLSMRRALPSADEDLSRCYALLRTMIGLPDSTTSGVSALPA is encoded by the coding sequence ATGGCCGGAGCGGAAGACGGAACACCTGCGATGCGGGCGGATGTGCGGGCGCTGCTGGATCTGCTCGCCGCGCAGGACGCACCATCCTTCGCGGCGGTCGGCGCGGCAAAGGCGCGGGCGGGGATGGCGGCGATGGGCGCGCTGTTCGATATCCCGCCGGAGCCGATCGCGCGGGACGAAAGACTGGCGATCCAGCGAACAGATGGCGGCGAGATCGCGCTGCGCCTGTTTGACCACCGACCGTCTCGTGGCCCCTCCCCGATCATGCTGTTCCTGCACGGCGGCGGGTTCGTCATCGGCGATCTGGAGACTTATGCCGGCGCGTGCGGCGTCATCGCCCGGCGTCTCGATCTGCCCGTCCTCTCGGTCGATTATCGGCTGGCGCCCGAGCATCCGTGGCCGGCGGGGCCGGATGATTGCGAGGCGGCGGCGCGTGCGGTGGCGGACCTGCCGGGCCTCGGCTTCGCCGTGACCGGGCTGGTGCTGGCGGGAGACAGCGCCGGCGGTTGCCTCGCCGCCGTCACCGCGATGGCGCTGCGCGACAGGCCGGCATCCGTCCCGGTGGCGGCGCAATGGCTGCTCTATCCCGTTACCGATCTGCGGGCGGAGGCGCCATCCTACGCTGCCTTCGCTGAGGATCATCTGCTGCGGCGGGAGGACATGCGCTGGTTCCTCGACTGCTACGGCGCGGACCGGTCGCACCGGCGCGCCTCTCCGCTCGCCGGGCCGCACCACGGGATGCCTCCCACCCTCCTCGTCACCGCCGCGCTCGATCCGCTGCGGGACGAGGGCCGCGCCTATGCCGCCGCGCTGGTATCGGCAGGCGTGCCGACCCTGTTCGTCGAGGCGGCAGGCATGGTGCACGGCTTCCTGTCGATGCGACGCGCGCTGCCTTCCGCCGATGAAGACCTTTCGCGCTGCTACGCGCTGCTGCGCACGATGATCGGCCTGCCTGATTCGACGACTTCGGGCGTCAGCGCGCTGCCGGCCTAA
- a CDS encoding MaoC/PaaZ C-terminal domain-containing protein yields the protein MPRPEREGRISNVTELNEPVPSLRFDDLAAGMRLRLGTITLTREEAIAFAARYDPQPFHLDDAAAAENPLFGRLSASGWHTVVTMQILLGRYTKQAGLLGLAGGGVEDMRWVRPVFPPETLTVLLEVVAVRPSRSRPERGVLTMRTDALDDAGALAATLTVTGIFLR from the coding sequence GTGCCGCGACCGGAGCGGGAGGGCAGGATCAGCAACGTCACCGAACTGAACGAGCCGGTTCCCTCGCTGCGCTTCGACGATCTCGCGGCCGGGATGCGCCTGCGGCTGGGCACGATCACCCTTACGCGTGAGGAGGCGATCGCGTTCGCCGCGCGCTACGATCCGCAGCCTTTCCACCTGGACGATGCGGCGGCGGCCGAGAACCCGCTGTTCGGGCGCCTCTCCGCCAGCGGGTGGCACACCGTGGTGACGATGCAGATCCTGCTCGGCAGGTACACGAAGCAGGCCGGCCTGCTCGGCCTCGCGGGCGGCGGGGTGGAAGACATGCGCTGGGTTCGGCCGGTCTTCCCGCCCGAGACGCTGACCGTGCTGCTGGAGGTCGTCGCGGTGCGACCGTCGCGCTCGCGGCCGGAGCGGGGTGTCCTGACGATGCGAACGGACGCCTTGGACGATGCCGGGGCCTTGGCGGCGACGCTGACCGTGACAGGCATTTTCTTGCGATGA
- a CDS encoding EthD domain-containing protein, whose protein sequence is MKIVILIKKKAGMSREDFIRHYETSHAVIGKRMLGHLWTRYVRNYPQSLMEYQPEANSIDDSYDAVTEIWLKDEAALAEMGRIINEPENNALILADEEKFQDRLKTRLLIVDEIDNGTTL, encoded by the coding sequence ATGAAGATCGTGATCCTGATCAAAAAGAAAGCCGGCATGAGCCGCGAGGATTTCATCCGTCACTACGAAACCAGCCACGCCGTGATCGGCAAGCGAATGCTGGGGCATCTGTGGACACGCTACGTGCGCAATTATCCGCAGAGCCTGATGGAGTATCAGCCGGAGGCGAACAGCATCGACGACAGCTATGATGCGGTGACGGAAATCTGGCTGAAGGACGAGGCGGCGCTCGCCGAGATGGGCCGGATCATCAACGAGCCGGAGAACAACGCCCTGATCCTGGCCGACGAGGAGAAGTTCCAGGACCGGCTGAAGACGCGCCTACTGATCGTCGACGAGATCGATAACGGCACAACCCTGTAG
- a CDS encoding SDR family NAD(P)-dependent oxidoreductase, with protein sequence MNPAIPALFDLGGKTAIVTAAGQGMGRGIAQRLAEAGANIVIFHRHRDAAETVAVDLRALGVEAIAVTGDVTDLVALDDLVAATIDRFGAVDILVNNAGGMHPFTPFLDVTPEIWAATTDRNMKGTYFLTQKVARTMVAAGRPGKIVNIASTAAFKPDYQLAAYNAAKAGVISLTRSISVELAPHRILVNSVVPGPIRTTATEAVYADPAIAAMVKQRVPLGGPGDPQDIGNAVLFCASAASDHMTGGMIVIDGGFMWS encoded by the coding sequence ATGAACCCTGCCATCCCCGCCCTGTTCGATCTGGGGGGCAAGACCGCGATCGTCACCGCCGCCGGTCAGGGCATGGGGCGTGGCATCGCCCAAAGGCTTGCGGAGGCGGGGGCGAACATCGTGATCTTTCACCGTCACCGCGATGCGGCTGAGACTGTGGCAGTGGACCTGCGCGCGCTCGGCGTCGAGGCCATCGCGGTGACGGGCGACGTGACGGATCTCGTCGCGCTCGACGATCTCGTCGCCGCCACTATCGATCGCTTCGGCGCAGTCGACATATTGGTGAACAATGCCGGCGGCATGCACCCCTTCACCCCGTTCCTTGATGTGACGCCGGAAATTTGGGCGGCGACGACCGACCGGAACATGAAGGGCACCTACTTCCTGACACAGAAGGTGGCGCGAACGATGGTGGCGGCCGGCCGCCCCGGCAAGATCGTCAACATCGCATCGACGGCGGCATTCAAGCCCGATTACCAGCTAGCCGCCTATAACGCCGCCAAGGCCGGCGTCATCTCGCTCACCCGCTCGATCAGCGTCGAACTCGCGCCGCATCGCATCCTCGTCAACAGCGTGGTGCCCGGCCCGATCCGCACCACCGCGACCGAGGCGGTCTATGCCGACCCCGCGATCGCCGCAATGGTGAAGCAGCGCGTGCCGCTGGGCGGGCCAGGCGACCCGCAGGACATCGGCAATGCCGTGCTGTTCTGCGCCAGCGCCGCATCCGATCACATGACGGGCGGGATGATCGTGATCGACGGGGGCTTCATGTGGTCGTGA
- a CDS encoding SDR family NAD(P)-dependent oxidoreductase: MTGRLAGRTAIVLGASQRGGSGWVVAETLAREGADVSVAARRLDKVEELAREIGGTAYRCDAAREPEVRAFVEAVAAKAGHIDLAVAAVGLGSLGLIDETEDDKLQEAFGANFFGPFHFVRHCARHMVEGGSAVLFSSIASTSVFPGSVAYSCAKGALNTFVRYAAVEYAPRRIRVNGLKAGMLEGPHARRWRRAGMFEQLLKEVPLGEPVTPEELAAMIVWLATDARSITGEVIHVDGGNHLRRQLFPEELVGEGLASMGRRRPAGDDAQR, translated from the coding sequence ATGACGGGTCGTCTCGCCGGCAGGACGGCGATAGTCCTGGGCGCATCGCAGCGCGGCGGATCCGGCTGGGTGGTGGCGGAGACGCTGGCGCGCGAGGGCGCCGATGTGTCGGTCGCCGCGCGACGTCTCGACAAGGTGGAGGAACTGGCGCGCGAGATCGGCGGCACTGCCTACCGCTGCGATGCGGCCCGCGAGCCGGAGGTGCGCGCCTTCGTCGAGGCGGTAGCGGCGAAGGCGGGCCATATCGATCTCGCCGTCGCCGCCGTCGGGCTCGGCAGCCTCGGCTTGATCGACGAGACGGAAGACGACAAGCTACAGGAGGCGTTCGGCGCTAACTTCTTCGGCCCGTTCCATTTCGTCCGGCATTGCGCGCGGCACATGGTTGAGGGCGGATCGGCCGTGCTGTTTTCCAGCATCGCCTCGACCAGCGTCTTCCCCGGCAGCGTGGCCTATTCATGCGCCAAGGGAGCGCTCAACACGTTCGTGCGCTACGCGGCGGTGGAATATGCGCCGCGCCGGATCCGGGTGAACGGCCTGAAGGCGGGAATGCTCGAAGGGCCGCACGCGCGCCGCTGGCGCAGGGCCGGCATGTTCGAGCAATTATTGAAGGAGGTTCCGCTCGGCGAGCCGGTGACGCCCGAGGAACTGGCGGCGATGATCGTGTGGCTGGCGACGGACGCGCGCTCCATCACGGGCGAGGTGATCCACGTGGACGGCGGCAACCACCTGCGACGACAGCTCTTCCCGGAAGAGCTGGTCGGCGAGGGGCTGGCCTCGATGGGGCGGCGGCGACCGGCCGGCGACGATGCGCAACGCTAG
- a CDS encoding PQQ-dependent dehydrogenase, methanol/ethanol family, translating to MRNARQPGIPLRFMVSSVVIAAVAVVAPAVVPSQPSIEARLADDAAGADWAAFGRTYGEQHYSPLREIDGDTVGRLGLAWSLDLPPGNSVTGPLAVDGVLYFAAGYSVVRAVDAASGRLLWTFDPHAPEAAGTRLRQGWGSRGIAWWNGRIYTGTQDGRLIAIDARTGRQLWSAMTLEAGDDRFISGPPRVFAGKVVIGHGGADSGATRGYVTAYDAASGRKLWRFWTVPGNPANGFENAAMAMAARTWAGRWWTHGGGGTVWNAITYDQATDTLFIGTGNGAPWNRKIRSADKGDNLFLSSIVALDGGTGRYKWHYQVNPGETWDYNAAMDMQLADLMIGGRLRKVLLQAPKNGFFYVLDRISGKLISAAKITRVSWASRIDMATGRPVETPGARFPGGHPFELWPGNMGAHSWMPSAFSPRTGLVYIPVRDTASSIGDAGITPANWRFRPGNQPNIAVNLGVRPIADAASDNRSRLLAWDPVAQRAAWSLPTPGAWNGGIMATGGGLVFQGHVDGSFNAYRDTDGTRVWTFAAGAPILAPPISYRANGRQYVTVLTGAGTAATLNQREIPFAIDHRTQARRVLTFVLDGKAVLPKVDPSARTMPDDPGFAPNVASAGRGAALFVHCMVCHGVGAVAVGAAPDLRASAIPLDRDAFAQVVRGGALVPAGMPQFAEFRDGDLADLRQYIRTEAAAARTMPIRPAAR from the coding sequence ATGCGCAACGCTAGGCAGCCGGGCATCCCGTTGCGGTTCATGGTATCGAGCGTGGTGATCGCGGCAGTGGCCGTCGTGGCCCCGGCCGTTGTCCCATCGCAGCCATCGATCGAGGCGCGGCTGGCGGACGATGCCGCCGGCGCGGACTGGGCCGCGTTCGGACGGACCTATGGCGAGCAGCATTACAGCCCCTTGCGAGAAATAGATGGCGACACGGTCGGGCGTCTCGGCCTCGCATGGTCGCTGGACCTGCCGCCGGGCAATTCGGTGACGGGGCCTCTGGCGGTGGACGGCGTGCTGTATTTCGCCGCCGGCTACAGCGTCGTCCGCGCGGTGGACGCGGCGAGCGGGCGGCTGCTCTGGACGTTCGATCCGCATGCGCCGGAGGCGGCCGGCACGCGGCTGCGGCAGGGGTGGGGGAGCCGGGGCATCGCTTGGTGGAACGGGCGCATCTATACCGGCACGCAGGACGGCCGGCTGATCGCGATCGACGCGCGGACGGGGCGACAGCTGTGGAGCGCCATGACGCTTGAAGCGGGCGACGACCGCTTCATCAGCGGGCCGCCCCGCGTCTTCGCCGGCAAGGTGGTGATCGGCCACGGCGGCGCGGACTCCGGCGCGACGCGCGGCTACGTGACCGCCTACGACGCCGCGAGCGGCCGGAAGCTCTGGCGCTTCTGGACGGTGCCCGGCAACCCCGCCAACGGCTTCGAGAATGCGGCGATGGCGATGGCCGCACGCACCTGGGCCGGCCGGTGGTGGACGCATGGCGGCGGCGGCACCGTATGGAATGCGATCACCTACGATCAGGCGACAGACACGCTGTTCATTGGCACCGGCAACGGTGCGCCGTGGAATCGCAAGATCCGCAGCGCGGACAAGGGCGACAATCTGTTCCTCAGCTCGATCGTCGCGCTGGATGGCGGCACCGGGCGCTACAAGTGGCATTATCAGGTCAATCCCGGCGAGACCTGGGACTACAACGCCGCGATGGACATGCAGCTGGCCGACCTGATGATCGGCGGGCGGTTGCGCAAGGTGTTGCTGCAGGCGCCCAAGAACGGCTTCTTCTACGTGCTGGATCGGATCAGCGGCAAGCTGATATCCGCGGCAAAGATCACGCGGGTCAGCTGGGCGAGCCGGATCGACATGGCCACCGGCCGCCCGGTTGAAACGCCGGGCGCGCGCTTTCCGGGCGGGCACCCGTTCGAACTCTGGCCGGGGAACATGGGGGCGCACAGCTGGATGCCGTCCGCGTTCAGCCCGCGCACCGGGCTCGTCTATATTCCGGTGCGGGATACGGCGAGTTCCATCGGGGATGCCGGCATCACCCCGGCCAACTGGCGCTTCCGGCCCGGCAACCAGCCGAACATCGCCGTCAATCTCGGCGTCCGGCCGATCGCGGACGCGGCGAGCGACAACAGAAGCCGCCTGCTCGCGTGGGATCCGGTAGCGCAGCGCGCGGCATGGTCGCTGCCGACGCCCGGTGCCTGGAACGGCGGTATTATGGCGACAGGCGGCGGGCTGGTGTTCCAGGGTCATGTCGACGGCTCGTTCAACGCCTATCGGGACACGGACGGCACCCGCGTCTGGACCTTCGCCGCCGGCGCGCCGATCCTCGCCCCGCCGATCAGCTACCGCGCGAACGGCCGCCAATATGTAACGGTGCTGACCGGCGCCGGCACCGCAGCGACGCTGAACCAGCGCGAGATACCCTTCGCGATCGACCATCGGACGCAGGCGCGGCGCGTTCTCACCTTCGTGCTCGATGGCAAGGCGGTGCTGCCGAAGGTCGATCCGTCGGCGCGGACGATGCCGGATGATCCCGGCTTTGCGCCGAACGTCGCGTCGGCCGGCCGAGGGGCGGCGCTGTTCGTCCACTGCATGGTGTGCCACGGCGTCGGCGCGGTGGCGGTGGGGGCTGCGCCGGACCTCCGCGCATCGGCGATACCGCTCGATCGGGACGCCTTCGCGCAGGTCGTCAGAGGCGGGGCGCTGGTGCCGGCGGGCATGCCCCAGTTCGCCGAGTTCCGCGACGGCGACCTGGCCGATCTGCGTCAGTATATCCGCACCGAAGCGGCGGCGGCGCGGACCATGCCGATTAGGCCGGCAGCGCGCTGA
- a CDS encoding molybdopterin-containing oxidoreductase family protein codes for MALREAISFCRICTGGCGTRLTIDDADDRIVAIRADPESPLSAGYACFKGLQAEEAHHGPARLLHPLKRTAEGTQVPIASEKALDEIAERLGEIIAHHGPESVAVYCGNGSMFSSAAYAMHRSFLNAIGSDQYFSTLTIDQSAKLVSFGRMGGWTAGYPDFERMDVAMLVGANPLVSHASLGFLSVDPVKRLKRARARGLKLIVIDPRRTETAANADIFLQPYPGQDAAIAGAIVRMILSEGWGDRAFLDAHVGAGGLARLAAAVAPLEADMVERRAGLQAGDIRRAAEAIGKARICGVYGATGPAMQPFSNLAQHMVDCINLVCGGFLRAGDAVHRANVMEPVAPVTAAVVPPLRPWEQTGPSRIRGTRTLYGERPTATLADEILTPGKGRIRALILGGGNPLTSFPDQRRAAAAMGALELLVAIDPWRTPSTDLAHYVLPPTMQYERADLPLNLPGYACWPGTWAQYTLPVIAPPAGSDVVHDWYVYWAIANRLGLSILHDGKAPLDMTQAPTCDDVLAAQLTGAPITLDELKRHPHGLHVELGAQMVQPGADSAQFDPMPDDVAKELDRFLARTDRPGRIERDGRVFTHLLSTRRMRDLFNSNGRAVRSVRRRTPYNPAYMHPDDLAALDLAEGDLIALESAFGKVVAVAGRDPAVRRGVVSMAHGWGDAPGSQADPRETGGAVNALIDADRHFEAVNAMPHMSAVPITITPMRQTVAALQEPDEQVASCGTASSVTA; via the coding sequence ATGGCGTTGCGCGAGGCGATTTCTTTCTGCCGCATCTGCACCGGCGGGTGTGGCACGCGGCTGACGATCGACGACGCCGATGATCGGATCGTCGCTATTCGCGCCGACCCGGAAAGTCCGCTGAGCGCCGGCTACGCCTGCTTCAAGGGCTTGCAGGCGGAGGAAGCGCACCACGGCCCGGCCCGCCTGCTGCACCCGCTGAAGCGCACGGCGGAGGGCACGCAGGTGCCGATCGCGTCGGAAAAGGCGCTGGACGAGATCGCGGAGAGGCTGGGCGAAATCATCGCCCATCATGGGCCGGAGAGCGTCGCCGTATACTGCGGCAACGGCAGCATGTTCAGCTCGGCCGCCTATGCGATGCATCGCAGCTTCCTGAACGCGATCGGATCGGATCAGTATTTCTCCACCCTGACGATCGATCAGTCCGCGAAGCTCGTCTCGTTCGGGCGCATGGGCGGGTGGACGGCCGGCTACCCCGATTTCGAGCGGATGGACGTGGCGATGCTGGTGGGCGCGAACCCGCTGGTGTCCCACGCGTCGCTCGGCTTCCTGTCAGTCGATCCGGTGAAGCGCTTGAAGCGGGCGCGGGCGCGCGGACTGAAACTGATCGTGATCGATCCCCGCCGTACCGAGACGGCGGCGAACGCGGACATCTTCCTGCAGCCCTATCCCGGGCAGGACGCGGCAATCGCCGGCGCGATCGTGCGGATGATCCTGTCGGAAGGGTGGGGCGATCGTGCCTTCCTTGATGCGCATGTCGGCGCCGGCGGCCTCGCGCGTCTGGCGGCGGCGGTGGCTCCGCTGGAGGCCGACATGGTCGAGCGGCGGGCCGGCTTGCAGGCAGGCGATATCCGGCGCGCGGCCGAGGCGATCGGCAAGGCGCGCATCTGCGGCGTCTACGGCGCCACCGGGCCGGCGATGCAGCCTTTCTCGAACCTGGCGCAGCATATGGTCGATTGCATCAACCTGGTCTGCGGTGGCTTTCTGAGGGCGGGCGACGCCGTCCACCGCGCCAACGTGATGGAGCCCGTGGCGCCGGTGACGGCAGCGGTGGTGCCCCCGCTCCGGCCCTGGGAACAGACCGGGCCGAGCCGTATCCGGGGCACGCGGACGCTCTATGGCGAGCGGCCGACCGCGACCTTGGCGGACGAGATCCTCACGCCGGGTAAGGGCCGGATCCGCGCGCTGATCCTGGGCGGCGGCAACCCGCTGACATCCTTTCCCGACCAGCGGCGCGCGGCGGCGGCGATGGGTGCGCTCGAGCTGCTCGTCGCCATCGATCCCTGGCGGACGCCGAGCACCGATCTGGCGCACTATGTGCTGCCGCCGACCATGCAATATGAGCGCGCCGATCTGCCGCTCAACCTGCCGGGCTATGCCTGCTGGCCCGGCACCTGGGCGCAATATACGCTGCCCGTCATCGCGCCGCCCGCTGGATCGGACGTGGTGCACGACTGGTATGTCTACTGGGCGATCGCCAACCGTCTCGGCCTGTCTATCCTGCATGATGGCAAGGCGCCGCTCGACATGACGCAGGCGCCGACCTGCGACGACGTGCTGGCCGCGCAGTTGACGGGCGCGCCGATCACGCTCGACGAACTGAAACGCCACCCGCACGGTCTCCACGTCGAACTCGGCGCGCAGATGGTGCAGCCGGGCGCCGACAGCGCGCAGTTCGATCCGATGCCGGACGATGTCGCCAAGGAACTGGATCGTTTCCTCGCTCGAACCGACCGACCGGGTCGGATCGAGCGCGACGGGCGCGTGTTCACCCATCTCCTGTCGACCCGCCGGATGCGCGATCTTTTCAACAGCAACGGCCGCGCGGTGCGCAGCGTGCGGCGGCGCACGCCCTACAATCCGGCCTATATGCACCCGGACGATCTGGCGGCGCTCGATCTGGCGGAGGGCGATCTGATCGCGCTCGAATCGGCTTTCGGCAAGGTCGTCGCGGTTGCCGGACGTGATCCTGCGGTGCGGCGCGGCGTCGTCTCGATGGCCCACGGATGGGGTGATGCGCCGGGATCGCAGGCCGACCCGCGCGAGACGGGCGGCGCGGTGAACGCGCTGATCGATGCCGACCGGCACTTCGAGGCGGTGAACGCCATGCCCCACATGTCGGCCGTGCCGATCACCATCACGCCGATGCGCCAGACCGTGGCGGCGCTGCAGGAGCCCGACGAGCAGGTGGCGTCATGCGGCACAGCCTCCAGCGTCACGGCCTGA
- a CDS encoding nuclear transport factor 2 family protein: MDDRDAVALRRLLDKEAIRDASLAYTRGIDRHDDEIMARAYHADATDDHGAYIGDPAGFIRHAREGHGRNWTAHHHYITNQTIDLDGDTAHVETYFLAALRRGDGSIDLVGGRYVDRFERREGRWAVADRACLVEWNGELSPAQAAIDPDMFLKGRWDRQDISYQRPLRLDRPARDLAL; encoded by the coding sequence ATGGACGATAGGGATGCCGTCGCGCTGCGGCGACTGCTCGACAAGGAAGCGATCCGCGACGCGTCTCTCGCCTATACGCGTGGGATCGACCGGCATGACGACGAGATCATGGCTCGCGCCTATCATGCGGACGCGACGGACGATCACGGCGCCTATATCGGCGATCCGGCCGGTTTCATCCGCCACGCGCGCGAGGGGCATGGCCGCAACTGGACGGCGCATCACCATTATATCACCAACCAGACGATCGATCTGGACGGCGACACGGCGCACGTCGAGACCTATTTCCTCGCCGCGTTGCGCCGCGGTGATGGCTCGATTGATCTGGTCGGCGGTCGCTACGTGGATCGGTTCGAGCGGCGTGAGGGGCGCTGGGCCGTGGCCGATCGTGCCTGCCTGGTCGAGTGGAACGGCGAATTGTCGCCGGCCCAGGCGGCGATAGACCCGGACATGTTCCTGAAAGGGCGATGGGACCGCCAGGACATTTCCTACCAGCGCCCGCTCCGGTTGGACCGGCCGGCGCGCGACCTCGCTTTGTGA